One Leptolyngbya sp. SIO1E4 genomic window, CGATGCAGGGCGGCTTGTGCTAAGGCTACCCCCATCTTTCCGGTAGAGGGGTTGCCAATGAACCGCACGGGATCGAGGTACTCTTGAGTGCTGCCCGCGCTGATTACAACGTGTTTCCCGGCTAAATCTCGTTTTCCTTGACTCCATAGCAGAGAGTCCGTGATCGCACAGATTTCTGTGGGTTCGGCCATGCGCCCCTGGCCGACGCGATCGCAGGCGAGGAGGCCAGTCCCTGGGGCAAGCGAGTGATATCGAGGATCGCTTTGTAAGTGAACCCAGTTGTGGTGTACGCTCCGTTGCTGCCACATATCAGTGTTCATGGCGGGGATGAGCAACACCGGGCAGGTAGAGGCCAAAACGATATTGGTCAACAGATTATCTGCTAGGCCGTGGCTCAACTTTCCCAATGTGTTGGCGGTTAAAGGGGCCAAGATTAAGAGGTCAGCGGCCTCTCCTAGCTCAATGTGCAAAGGCCGTGCTTGCTCAGCAGACCAAAAATTTTGATCGGTATAGGCAGCATGGCGACAGAGCGTGGCGAGCGTTAAAGAGGTGATGAACTGTTGTGCCTGCTCGGTTAACACGGGAATGACCTCTACCCCAGCTTTCGCCAGAGTAGAGGCCACCTCGCAAACTTTGTAGGCGGCAATGCCGCCCCCAATCCCTAAAACGACTCGCTTTTGGGAAGGAATC contains:
- the coaBC gene encoding bifunctional phosphopantothenoylcysteine decarboxylase/phosphopantothenate--cysteine ligase CoaBC; translation: MVTEGTIPSQKRVVLGIGGGIAAYKVCEVASTLAKAGVEVIPVLTEQAQQFITSLTLATLCRHAAYTDQNFWSAEQARPLHIELGEAADLLILAPLTANTLGKLSHGLADNLLTNIVLASTCPVLLIPAMNTDMWQQRSVHHNWVHLQSDPRYHSLAPGTGLLACDRVGQGRMAEPTEICAITDSLLWSQGKRDLAGKHVVISAGSTQEYLDPVRFIGNPSTGKMGVALAQAALHRGATVTLVHGPMASEHLAATTGIQRIPVTTAADMQTAMTAQLSQADWIVMAAAVADVKPRDRTPDKLPKAALPDSLPLVPVPDIAAHLAQLKSPTQLLIGFAAQTGEIVTPALKKLQAKGLDAIVANPVDQADSGFGSEFNQAVLIAQSGQSIPVPRCTKRHLAHHIYDFVLKQLC